Proteins encoded within one genomic window of Pygocentrus nattereri isolate fPygNat1 chromosome 11, fPygNat1.pri, whole genome shotgun sequence:
- the adra2da gene encoding alpha-2Da adrenergic receptor yields MDVTHFNATRDSGGVGGGTNSTRPWPHADVAAAFIILVVSLLILLTIVGNALVIVAVLTSRALRAPQNLFLVSLACADVLVAALVIPFSLANEVMGYWYFGSAWCALYLALDVLFCTSSIVHLCAISLDRYWSVTRAVRYNLKRTPSRVRCAIAAVWLVSAVISFPPIVVTRHGEGECLLNDEPWYILSSALVSFFAPGLIMVTVYCKIYRVAKQRSATVCAAQNGTIAAAVAKATAAATMRADGCAARRRAADTESVSSSGSDARREELDDIDLEESGVGRMRDSGSGGASTADGGGGGGGGGSGGGCRRAPWATSRALIPTLQPPPSSRSRSHLGACRSRAAQLREKRFTFVLAVVMGGFVLCWFPFFFTYSLRAVCGESCAAPEGLFKLFFWIGYCNSSVNPIIYTVFNRDFRKAFKKILGLSQPART; encoded by the coding sequence ATGGACGTAACGCACTTCAATGCCACGCGCGACAGCGGTGGTGTCGGAGGCGGCACCAACTCCACGCGGCCGTGGCCGCACGCGGACGTGGCGGCGGCCTTCATCATCCTGGTGGTCTCGCTCCTCATCCTCTTGACCATCGTCGGGAACGCGCTGGTGATCGTGGCCGTGCTGACCAGCCGCGCGCTCCGCGCCCCGCAGAACCTCTTCCTTGTGTCGCTGGCGTGCGCCGACGTGCTCGTGGCCGCGCTCGTGATCCCGTTCTCGCTGGCTAACGAGGTGATGGGCTACTGGTACTTCGGCAGCGCGTGGTGCGCGCTCTACCTGGCGCTGGACGTCCTGTTCTGCACGTCGTCCATCGTGCACCTGTGCGCCATCAGCCTGGACCGCTACTGGTCGGTGACGCGCGCCGTGCGCTACAACCTGAAGCGCACGCCGTCGCGGGTGCGCTGCGCCATAGCCGCCGTGTGGCTTGTGTCGGCCGTCATCTCCTTCCCGCCGATCGTGGTCACGCGCCACGGCGAGGGCGAGTGCCTTCTGAACGACGAGCCGTGGTACATCCTGTCCTCCGCGCTCGTGTCCTTCTTCGCGCCCGGACTCATCATGGTCACCGTCTACTGCAAGATTTACCGCGTGGCCAAGCAGCGCTCGGCCACCGTGTGCGCGGCGCAAAACGGCACCATAGCGGCCGCTGTGGCCAAGGCGACGGCGGCGGCGACGATGCGCGCGGATGGCTGCGCTGCGCGCCGCCGCGCCGCCGACACGGAGAGCGTGAGCAGCTCTGGAAGCGACGCGCGGCGCGAGGAGCTCGACGACATCGACCTGGAGGAGAGCGGCGTGGGGAGAATGCGAGACAGCGGCAGCGGTGGCGCGAGCACCGCTGacggaggtggaggaggaggaggtggagggagTGGAGGAGGTTGCCGTCGCGCGCCCTGGGCAACCAGCCGCGCGCTCATTCCGACTCTGCAGCCGCCGCCTTCCTCGCGCTCGCGCTCGCACCTGGGCGCGTGTCGGAGCAGAGCGGCGCAACTGCGCGAAAAGCGCTTCACGTTCGTGCTCGCGGTGGTGATGGGCGGCTTCGTGCTCTGCTGGTTCCCCTTCTTCTTCACTTACAGCCTGCGCGCGGTGTGCGGGGAAAGCTGCGCCGCGCCGGAGGGCCTCTTCAAGCTCTTCTTCTGGATCGGATATTGCAACAGCTCCGTGAACCCCATCATCTACACGGTCTTCAACAGGGACTTCAGAAAGGCCTTCAAGAAAATACTGGGCCTCAGCCAACCTGCGCGGACTTGA